The sequence below is a genomic window from Synechococcus sp. PCC 7335.
GGGACAATGACTTCCTCGTTCAAGTGCTACTCGCTTAAGTATGCGTTTGCCCTGGTGTGGGAAAAGAGGCTTGCCACTATTTCTAATGATGTCTTTGTCTGTATTCAATAGATTTGCTCAATAGAGTCTAAATATTTCTCCTTCAATTCTTTTTCATTGCCTCACACAAACGTAACTTTAATCACCTTTAATGTCTGTAAGTATATTCGCGGGGTTTAAAGGTCACAGATGTGTAGCTCTCTTAACCTGTCGAACATTCGATAGCTGAATAGCTGAGGACTCAATCAACAGACGCTGTTGTCGAGCTTAGCTTACGTAAGACCCATCCAGCTAGAACAGTCTAGCTGGTTCATAGAAGTCACTATAACCACTGATTTAGACATTGAGCTCTGTGCCCGAATAGATTTGCACAGAGCTCAATATCACCACCACCTCATATTGAAAATCGTAACTACGGTCCTAGTCACATGATTGATGCATTTTCCGGAATCACACCAGTCGACTCTATAGATCCCAACCAAACAGGCTCTGCCAAAATCAGTATCCTACCTGATAGCGGTATTCAGAAATCTAGCTTTGGGACACAATCATTCACAGTTGAAAACACAGGCAGCAAAAGAATCGCGGCTATCTACTTTGATGTCACAGAGGCTCTTTACTTGGATACAGTGTTCGATCCGGTGGGTTTAGCTGGAGACAGTGCATCTCGTGGCCTGGAATATAGCAGTACTGGGAACACAGGCGCTATTGAACCCAGCGCTGGTGATAAGCTAGCCCCTTTCTATGGAACAGGTGGCAGTAGTGGCTACAAGGGCATGCTTTTGACCTTCGATGCCAATATCGACGGTGGCTACAGCAGCGGCGAAATTATTAAATTCGGCGTTGATATGGACTCCAACTCAATCATCGGACTTCCTAAAGACCCGGTTGACATTAATGGAGCCGACCCTAGAATAGCGTCTTGGGATATTGGAGGTGTTTCGGGCGCGGAACTAATCAATTCTAAGGTTCACATACTATTTACTGATGGAACGACTGCGGTTGGAGAGCTTGCTAGTGATGGTTCTCAAGGAGGGAGTGTCGCGGTTGCTTCTCAAGTAGCATTAGATAAGCAAGTCAGCCTGACTGTCAACGGCGTTACAGAAGGTGGCTCTGGGCTGTATTCTCAATCTAACATTCAGGTGTTAGTTTCTGGACAAGCTGGTGATACCGTCCGCGTTGTTCTATCAAAAGGGTTTATCCAACCTTTTGAATACACCGATCCCGACGGTAATGTGATCGATCTATCGAACCAGTTTGTAGGCTCTCCCTTCCCAGCCAACAATGCAGTTCAATTCCAAACAGTTGATGTACTCCTAGACGGTACATCGCAAGATATCACATCACTATTTGATTTTGGCGCTCCTAACGGTATCCCGGCATTTCCGGGTGACAGCGAGCTACCCATATCATTTGTTGCAAACGCAGTCGACAGCAGCGAACTACCAGCTGGTCCAGTAACTGAGCCAATCTATCTACTTCATGATGCGACTCTTCCAGTCATAGATACGACCGCCCCTACGGCTAGTCTACAGACGACCTCACTGATCCTACCGATAGATGGTAGTGATGCAGCGCAGTTTGTCATCGAGTACAGCGACAACGCTGCCGTCGATGTCAGTACCTTAGATAGTCAGGACCTAGTCGTCACTGGACCGAACGGGGCACAGACACTCAGCTTCGTTAGCGCAGATGTCAACAGTAACGGCGCTATCAGACAGGCAACCTACGAGCTTGCTGCGCCCGCAGGCGGCTGGCAGAACGCGGATGCTGGTAGCTACAGCGTATCTCTTGCCGCTAATGAAGTCGCTGATACTAGCGGTAACGTAGCCGCTGCTGGCAGCATCGGTAGCTTCAACATCACCGTCAGCGAACCGCCTACGCTGGGTAATGGGCCCCTAAGGATAGAAGCCGAAGACTATAAAGCGGGTACAAACGGTGTCGAGTACTTCGATACGACTGCGGGCAACGGCGGTGGCGAGTACCGCAGTGACGATGTTGACATCGCAGTCACAGGCGATGTTGAAGGCGACTTCAATATCGGCATCATCGCCGCAGGCGAGTACCTTACCTACGATGTGAACATCGCTACAGCAGGGACCTACGAGATCACCCTTCGACTCGCTTCTGGCAGAAGCAAAGATAGAGATGTAGACGTTTCTATTGGAGGTCAGACCTTCACCATCACCGTACCGACTACCGGCAGCTGGGGAACCTACCAAGACTTTACTATCACTGATGTCGACCTGGCAGCAGGGCTACAGGAGATCAAAGTTGCCTTCCCCGATGGCAAACTCAACTTCAACTACTTCGACATCACTCAAAAAGGTGTGGCTGCGCCTGATGACACCGCGCCGACCGCAGCGTTGCAGACCCCTACACTGATAGTTCCAGCACAAAGTAGTGACGATGCGCTGTTTGTGGTCGAGTATGCCGACAACGTTGCTGTCGACATAGACAGCCTAGGCGCTCAAGACCTCTCGGTAGTCGGTCCGTTTGGCGTTCAAGCAGTCACGTTCGTCAGCGCCGACGTGAACAGTGACGGTGCAGTTAGACAAGCTACCTATTCAATTGCCGCACCGACTGGTGGTTGGGAAACAACAGACTCAGGTTCTTACACTATCGCAGTAGTCGCTGGTGAAGTCGTAGATACTAGCGGCAACGCTGTCGCAGCAGGCTCTCTAGGCGATATCACTCTCAGCGTCGAAGAACCGACGCCAGATACGACCGCCCCTACGGCTAGTCTGCAGACGACCTCACTGATCCTACCGATAGATGGTAGTGATGCAGCGCAGTTTGTCATCGAGTACAGCGACAACGCTGCCGTCGATGTCAGTACCTTAGATAGTCAGGACCTAGTCGTCACTGGACCGAACGGGGCACAGACACTCAGCTTCGTTAGCGCAGATGTCAACAGTAACGGCGCTATCAGACAGGCAACCTACGAGCTTGCTGCGCCCGCAGGCGGCTGGCAGAACGCGGATGCTGGTAGCTACAGCGTATCTCTTGCCGCTAATGAAGTCGCTGATACTAGCGGTAACTCGGTTGCCGCAGGCGCTATCGGTTCGTTTGAGGTTACTGTCGGTCAGCCCTCTCAACCTGAGGCCTTGCGTATCAATGCAGGTGGCGGTAACTACATAGACACTTTAGGAAATCAATGGGTCGCTGGGGGAGATTACCTAACCAAAGGTAAAACTACCGACACCATTGCGCCTATCTTCAAAACAGAAGACGACACAATCTATCAAACTGCTGCTGTCAGTAGAAAGAAGAATGCACCTGCTAACTTTGTCATTCCCGTTGATAATGGGAACTACGCACTGAACCTGCACTTTGCTGAGATCGTCCACGATGACTTTGGTCAAAGGCTGTTCGACATCATTTTGGAGGGAGAAACGGTTCTTAGCGATCTAGATATCTTCGAAAAATCCAAGAATGCCTTTTTCCCTGGCAAAGATTCAGCCCTCGTCCTCAACTTTCAAGATATCGATGTCTCCGATGGTGCATTGAATCTAACGGTCGAGTCTACCGTTGACAAATCAATCATCTCTGGAATTGAAGTGATTCCGATTGTGGGTCCTCAGGTGATTCTAAGACAGTCTGATCGAGAAACAAATGTTGCAGAAGCTGGTAACAATGATACTTACGAAATCGTTCTAAACACTCAGCCCACAGCAGATGTCGTCATTCAGATTCAGTCCGATACCCAGCAATTGGTTACCGATCAAACCACGCTGACCTTTACACCCGCTAACTGGAATACTGCACAAACTGTACTGGTTACCGCTGTAGATGACGAGCTAAAAGAAGGTACAGAAACTTACCAAATCGCTCACACAGTCAGCAGTCAGGACAGTAACTACAACAATCTAGCCGTTTCCGACGTTTCTACTACCATTTCTGACAACGATGTTCCAATCATCGGCTTCACTCAAAAGACAGTCGCTAATCCAGTACTGCCAACACGCGGTACCTGGGGACCAGACGGTCGACTATACGTCGGCACTTACTTAGGTGAAATCAATGCCTACACCTTTGATGATGATTACAACGTCATCGATACTCAAGTCATTAATACGCTAACCGGGCTGGATAATCCCAACATACTAGGCATTGCGTTCAACCCCTTTAGTACTGCTACGAATCCTGAAATCTATGTAGCGCATAGCCAGCTTTACGCTAACGGCGGCAGCAGTTTTCCTGAGACAGAACTATCCCCGTATAGTGGACAAGTATCAATTCTTTCAGGCCCTAACTTTAGTACGCTGACCCCTCTAATTACAGGGTTGCCTGTCTCTAACCACGACCATGGCGTCAATGGCCTCGAATTTGACGACCAAGGCGACTTATTGATTGCTATTGGTGGAAACACGAATGCAGGAGTTCCCAATGACAACATTGGTGGCATTCCAGAATCACCTTTTGCCGCTGCTATCATCAAAGCTGAAATTACAAAGCCTGGTTTTAATGGCGCGGTAGAGTATGTTCTCCCACCCGATTTTGTTCCCCCAGCAGGACTAACTTTTGACCCAGAAGATAGCCAGACATGGGGAGAAATTGTAGATGTTGCGCCCGGCGTGGATGTTTCTCTGTATGGCGCTGGCCTCAGGAACCCATTCGACTTGGTGTGGACAACCCAAGGCAAGCTGTACGCAACTGACAATGGAGCAAACGCAGGTCTTGGGAATGTTTCTACATCGGCTACTACCGAAGCGCCTTTTACAGAAGACGTTCCAGACGAACTGAACTTGGTTGTAGAAGGCGGCTATTATGGTCATCCCAACCGTAACCTTGGCCGGTATGACAATCGCTTCAATCAGTACTATAGCTATCTAGATGAGAGCATTCCGGGCGTTTACAACGCACCGTTGGCGTTCACACCCGCTTCTACTAACGGCCTTGAAGAATACCGTGCGACCACCTTTGAAGGACAGCTAAAAGGTGATTTGCTTGCGCAGCAGTGGAATAATGAGCTTCATCGATACAAGCTATCCGAGGATGGACTATCTGTTGTTCAGCAGGAAGCGTTCACCGGGATTACCGATGCTCTAGATATTGTCACAGGTCCTGGTGGCGCGATTGTCGGTGTCGATCTTAGCGACAACTCAATTACGGTTTCTCTACCTGACGACCTAACGGTTCGAGGATTGCAGGCATATGACATATTCCCATGGCGGGCACCTGCAATTGGAGGAAAGGAGTTTGTGGTTGGTGGCACAGGCTTTGGTGATATATCGGATACAACTGTCACATTCGGTAGT
It includes:
- a CDS encoding malectin domain-containing carbohydrate-binding protein, with product MIDAFSGITPVDSIDPNQTGSAKISILPDSGIQKSSFGTQSFTVENTGSKRIAAIYFDVTEALYLDTVFDPVGLAGDSASRGLEYSSTGNTGAIEPSAGDKLAPFYGTGGSSGYKGMLLTFDANIDGGYSSGEIIKFGVDMDSNSIIGLPKDPVDINGADPRIASWDIGGVSGAELINSKVHILFTDGTTAVGELASDGSQGGSVAVASQVALDKQVSLTVNGVTEGGSGLYSQSNIQVLVSGQAGDTVRVVLSKGFIQPFEYTDPDGNVIDLSNQFVGSPFPANNAVQFQTVDVLLDGTSQDITSLFDFGAPNGIPAFPGDSELPISFVANAVDSSELPAGPVTEPIYLLHDATLPVIDTTAPTASLQTTSLILPIDGSDAAQFVIEYSDNAAVDVSTLDSQDLVVTGPNGAQTLSFVSADVNSNGAIRQATYELAAPAGGWQNADAGSYSVSLAANEVADTSGNVAAAGSIGSFNITVSEPPTLGNGPLRIEAEDYKAGTNGVEYFDTTAGNGGGEYRSDDVDIAVTGDVEGDFNIGIIAAGEYLTYDVNIATAGTYEITLRLASGRSKDRDVDVSIGGQTFTITVPTTGSWGTYQDFTITDVDLAAGLQEIKVAFPDGKLNFNYFDITQKGVAAPDDTAPTAALQTPTLIVPAQSSDDALFVVEYADNVAVDIDSLGAQDLSVVGPFGVQAVTFVSADVNSDGAVRQATYSIAAPTGGWETTDSGSYTIAVVAGEVVDTSGNAVAAGSLGDITLSVEEPTPDTTAPTASLQTTSLILPIDGSDAAQFVIEYSDNAAVDVSTLDSQDLVVTGPNGAQTLSFVSADVNSNGAIRQATYELAAPAGGWQNADAGSYSVSLAANEVADTSGNSVAAGAIGSFEVTVGQPSQPEALRINAGGGNYIDTLGNQWVAGGDYLTKGKTTDTIAPIFKTEDDTIYQTAAVSRKKNAPANFVIPVDNGNYALNLHFAEIVHDDFGQRLFDIILEGETVLSDLDIFEKSKNAFFPGKDSALVLNFQDIDVSDGALNLTVESTVDKSIISGIEVIPIVGPQVILRQSDRETNVAEAGNNDTYEIVLNTQPTADVVIQIQSDTQQLVTDQTTLTFTPANWNTAQTVLVTAVDDELKEGTETYQIAHTVSSQDSNYNNLAVSDVSTTISDNDVPIIGFTQKTVANPVLPTRGTWGPDGRLYVGTYLGEINAYTFDDDYNVIDTQVINTLTGLDNPNILGIAFNPFSTATNPEIYVAHSQLYANGGSSFPETELSPYSGQVSILSGPNFSTLTPLITGLPVSNHDHGVNGLEFDDQGDLLIAIGGNTNAGVPNDNIGGIPESPFAAAIIKAEITKPGFNGAVEYVLPPDFVPPAGLTFDPEDSQTWGEIVDVAPGVDVSLYGAGLRNPFDLVWTTQGKLYATDNGANAGLGNVSTSATTEAPFTEDVPDELNLVVEGGYYGHPNRNLGRYDNRFNQYYSYLDESIPGVYNAPLAFTPASTNGLEEYRATTFEGQLKGDLLAQQWNNELHRYKLSEDGLSVVQQEAFTGITDALDIVTGPGGAIVGVDLSDNSITVSLPDDLTVRGLQAYDIFPWRAPAIGGKEFVVGGTGFGDISDTTVTFGSTSAQLTYVSDNRIKGLFPALTPTGNLLDITVASAGDVSTIEDAFLAV